The window ATGACTGGTACTGTGCACTCAATGATCTGTGCTCTGTGACTTTCCCCATAATTTAAGAGAGCAAAAACATCCAAGTACAGGACTAAATAGGGGTTATTactctttcatttttaaactaaaatcCATTTCATGATTTAATCTGAGGCAGTATTATCTGAGCCTTTTATATTGATTGCTCTCTGCTGGTCTTTGAAAAATCCATATGCACATTATAATAACCTCAACTACagacatgagatgtgtcaaatactgaccctgcctgtctttgtgtgtctttgttttcagcctATGTGGAGCTGGTGTGGGATCCCATGTCCCACCAacagtctgtctgtctgactCATGTGTGCCACAGTCTGAAGGAGGACTATTCTATCTTTGAAGGAGAGCATACCAAACCAGTCAAGGTAAAGCCAACACTTAcatattttttcaaaacaaaacccaccTTTCCTGTTGTCTTTTACTATTTTAAACttgtatattatttatttcGTCTTACTTTCAgatatattttgtgtatttgtctCCCACTCAGGCATTCACAGAGGCTCTGGTTCGCAGGCTGAGAAGCTGTGTAGATGAAGATGTCTTTATTCCCCTGTACCCCAAAAAGTGGGTTTCTGTTTgatgtgtttaaaaatgaatatCAGAATATCAACCAATAAGAAAGCAGGTGTTGAGTACAACACCTGCATTTTGCATCCTTGCACCCTTTTGATACAAAGAATAGTACTTCCTTGTATTAAATAAGGAAATGTATCTAAAACTCTCTTCAGTCATTAGATAAAATTGTCAGTTAATAGTCAGATATGGTCCTTTGAGCCTGTTGTATTTGCACTGTATTTATACTGTCTGATGTTCTATTCAGGTTTCTTGAAGAGGCGTCTTCACCTCAGCGTCACTTCAGAGATCAGCAGTTCTGGACAGCTGTAAAAGTACTGCTTAGACATTTGTGTTGTGTCAGATTTTGACCTTATTTTCAAACTTCTTATGCTAATAGCAATTGCATTGCTTTTCGTTTAGCTCCTAGGCAACATGGGGAAGTGGGATTTACTGCTCCCTGAGTCTGTATTGAAAGAACTGATGCTGGACAAGCTGTTGAACCGATACCTGATGACCACACTGTGCAGTCAGACGCTGTCCAACAATGCTGTTTATGCATGCAAAAAGGTATTTGAATGCATCACAGGTGTTGTTGTCCTACATAGTAGTTTGACATTGATAATGATGCTTTATCACTCCTCGCTCCCTCCTCAGATAGCAGATGGTCTACCCCCGTCTTGGTTTGAAGGGGAGAGCACCTGTTTGCCTCAGCTCCAGAATTTCAGAAACCACATAGTTCAGAAAGTTCATGCCATCTGTAAACAGCAGCCTCCCAAAGATCCAAACACCAggtaataaaacatgttttcgTAAGAAAGACAGATTTTGTCCACCAAGGTCGACTTGATCATAGAAAACTGGGGGGAGGAAAAATTGATTAGTGTAACAGTAAGATAAGTCGACATCAAATAGATGccctttttaaattaattttatattGCTAGAGATTATATGTTTCACTTGATACACAAGCTATTGGAGACTTTCCTGCAGTGTGACAGCAATATTTCTATAGTCATTATCTTCATAAGTTTGTGCAGAGGTTCCCCACCCCACACCCCACAAATGTTGTAATCAGAATCATGTGTTTCTGCTGTAGGTCTGCTGTGGTTGACCTACTGAAGGTTTTGAGTACAATCAGATGCCACGACTCCATCATGGCCATAGCAGAAAAATACCACTATGAAGATGCCATCTACTCTCATCAGCTGCTGAACCCAGAGACTGCATGAGTCTCAAAGAGATCAAAGGAAGACGGCTCAAACTGAAATACCAACCGCCTATGTGAGGTGGCGTGCACAAAACTGTATGCTCCACCTTGACTGAAGCAATAGTTGAGATGAACACTTGTTTGTAAAATAATTCACATTCCTACGATTTGGAATCGTGAATATGTCGCTGTTGAACAAGATAATTGGATTTTTTATGAATAAATGACTTTTGtgattgtttgtttaaaaacttTGCCGTTTAAGGTGTTTTAAATTGCACAACAaacttcttttctctttaatcCCACTCCACACCAGAGTTTTCACTGACATCTCAACACAAACGACAATCCTGTTGAGGTATTCTTATTAAATTGTCTGGTTTCTTATGAACAGATGCTGACAAGACAAACATCTGAAGCAAGGACAGAAAGGAAGGAGACGAGCTTTCACGCTGAcagggtgttttttctttagttaATACCAATATCATCTGTCAGATCACATTAAATACTGTACGCAGCACTGAGCTCAGTCAGgtcttgctaaaaaaaaaaaaaaagttaaccaCATGAGGTTTACTGCTTGAAAACTTTGCTTTTTTAACAATTATAATACATATTTTAGACATTACTGTGCCAATAGTAAAAATAATTGAATATACTGAAAGCCCATCAAAATCACTTGCATCATTTCAGGCTTTTGAGGGATGTTTGTGTACTAGTAGACAGCTGTAATAAAACTGATCACTTTATATGTAACTAAAGCTCCAGATACACAAGAGAAACAGTGAACTCATGTTGCAAAGAATGTCTATGGGAGAACTCTCCAAAGTGTGGTGGTAtcagttcagttttttaaaatcaggaTTGACTTGTGATTCCACAGTCTTTGAAGTTAAATGTGATTTagaaaatacttaaaaataacTGCCCAAATAGGCATCTCAAGACATTTCACGATAGTTGCCAAGTGGCAGGACTTGCTCGTAGAAGAGCTCTTAAACTTTCTTGTACTACTAGTGCATACTCTAAAATGTAAACTGACTTCACAGGAAATGCAGGTGATGTTCCTGTGATGCATGAAAAAAGATACAAGACTTGTAATTATTTGCGGAGTTGGCTTTATTTCTGAGCAAAGCAAAGCACACCAAAACACAACCCCAAAACAGCTTGCCACGTGCACATAACAcccaaacatgaaaaacaagtCTATGCTGACAAAAATCATCACTGCAGGTGAAACTAATCCAGTCAAAGGGAGCAAGGAAAAGATGTTTACAGGCCCTGTTCGGTTTCATGGAGTAACTCATGCTGTTTGATGCACAGGCAGCTTTTCTGACAATGCTCAAAGGTAACCGTTTTGAAGGTGAACCCCTGGAAATTCAGGCTAAAAGGAACTaccctttaaaaaacaaaacaaaacaagcatttAGTCCAACAAGCAAGGAAGATTTTAACTACAGTGACAGGCCAGGAAAGGCAGGCatgtacataaacacacagcagGTCTGTCCTCTACTATTGGCTTTACTTCACACAACCAGAACAAAATATGTACAGCTATCATGTTAATGCTACTTAGTATTACTGCTGTACATATAAAGCTACTGTATGCTACAATGCTTAGAGTGCAGAAGTTGACTTTCCAAGAAAGAGGTGTGTTTCATGAAGTTCACCACAGCTGCAGTCCTCGAAAATCATTACAAATCTACTGCAAATAGTAATACTTTGTTTTAAACTGAACGGAGCatgagagtttttccttttcctcaaGTCCAATTGGTCCCATTCTGTTTAAAGTAAATCCCAGTTGTGTGGCAACTTCAACAAGACTCTTTTTATTCCATTTGTTGCACATAGAAAGTGTGCCTAACCAATTTCTTTTAGTCTGATGATAATTTAACATGCTTTCtttacagtttgtgtttaaAGATGTGAAGTAAATCCAGTTCTTTCCAGAATTCCTTTTTCAAGTCACCAGAAATTGTGTTAGTGGAGGACCATGCGAAACCCATTTGTTTTACCGCCCTTGGCTAGAAAACACTGCCACagttgtgctttttttgttttgcaagcAGAACTTTAATACATTCAAGCTGAAAAGAGACAGGCAAGTTTCTGACTAAGTGAAAAgaataaatgtcaaaaataacaccaaaaaaaaaaaaaaaaaaaaaaaacaatatcagGACTTCATCTGAAACTCATCGGTCTTGTGATTAAACCGCTTTCTTCCAATGTTGGAAActtttcacttcctgttatGCATATTAGTAAGTGCTCACAAAAACCTGGAGAACGGCAGGAGGGAGAGAACAAACTTTAGATGACAGAGAACTGGATGCCGTGCTTGTTGAGGCGGTCGACTAGTGTGGTCTTTGCAAACGCAGCTCCTGGAGTATATACTCCTCCCCTGGAAAATGCACAAATATAACTGTATTAGACCAAGTCCCAGAAATGTCATCAAGTGAGATTCACTCATACATAAAACCATTACGCTTGTGCATTCACTAATACTGAATCATGACAGTGACTCAAATGCTGAAGCAATATATGACATTTTCCACATTCTCACGCACATATTTTGAACTTTGAAGCTGTTTTACACTAATACACCCTCACATTTCACAGCACCATTTAACAGCATGCACTTCCATCTGGTTTCTGAGTAAATTCAGTCATTCATTTTCTTTGGGAGTgagtttaaattattatttacatAGACTGGTAAGATATACTTGATATGTTTTGTCATGTGATAAAGGCAGAGTACATCCTTGAGAGATCACCAGTCTATTGCAGGGCTATCACAGAGAGTGAGCAGCACAGTAATGCTGCACTGCTTCCTGTGCGAAGTTTGCATGTTCCCCATGTGCTCTAAATTGACCTTacatgtgaatgtgaatggttgtctgtctctcttagTTATCCTATGAGAGGTGGCATAGGCTTAAGCCctccctgtgaccctgaatttCATAAGCTGGAGAGGGATGTTGGGTGGATGAACGGTGTGGTTCATAATTGAGTATGAAGTCACATCCAGGTCAGGCGGTGGATGTGGGGGAGTGTTGACTCACTTTTTAGGCACGGCTGCAGCTTCGTTGAGAAGGGTTAGAGCAGCCTGAACCATGGCGATGGGCGTGGCCACATATCCAGCCTCTgaataacagaaagaaaaattacACAAGTATTAGACTTGCATTGCAAAGAAAGGCCAGGCTGGCTACCTGGGCTAATTTGTATTCCTTTCACTCCAGAGAAATGGtgccatgtttcctgttttcaagGACTTTTAAGAGTCTGCTGCATGGTGATTGCATCAAAGACAAAATCTTGTGTCAGACTAGGACCCTTAATTTCAGATTACCTGGTCCTTGAACCCGTGTGCGGATTTTCGCATTAGGTTTTCCTTGGGAGGTGTCCTGTTCCTCAGTGTAGCCCTCTCCATAGAAGGTAAACTGGAAGGATGAAGCCTCCATCTAAAACATGCCAGAAAACAGAACAActtctttttagcagacataaccttttttgttctgttttattttcacatggATTTAAGGATAACTGTAGAGTCTGCAAGCCTCAGACTGTTTGTGCTCTACCTGCTTCCTAGTTGGTCCAGCCTTCGAAAACATTCCAAAGGAGAAGAACTCTGGGTACTAAAggcaaagatttaaaaacagaggAGTGTCACAGCATTTCCAAACACCCATGATGTATTTTATACTGTACAATTACAGACGACTGATATTATAAAATGCAGTAAACCACATTTTGTGGCTTAGCTTACTTTGATGAGCAGATTCCGTCCAAAACTGAACTTGACCAAGAACAAGAACATCATGCCAGCAAACAACATTTTGATGATGTTTCCGATACCTCCTATTCCTGCATATGCTCCATACTGGACCTGCAGTTTATGATGAGAGGCAGTGAAATACAAGCGGCACAAATCTGAAAAAACAAGATTGCTGTGTCCTGGACACCGCGTCGTCACATGAGATTTTACAAGTGAATCAGCAGTAGACATTTAATACAAGTACAATGTGTGTAAAGTGGTCCCCGgatgttaaataaaaacaaagatattaaagaaaaactaactagtaaataaataaaagactgaCCGGAGTGGCTTCATATTCCTCTGCCAGGAAGCGCTGAGTTCTCTTCACAACAGAGGGATCTGAGCCCATGAAGGGCACAGAGTACTGCTGGAGCTCATTACTGTAGAACAACGCTCCCCTACAAATACAAGCATTTCAGTGATTACACAAAATTATGTGTGGGGCGAGGTGTAATACATGCTCGTTTGTGCACTATGGGACTGTAGAATCTAACACTGAAACGATCATTCTGTTATAttaaacacacactcatatatgCATCTACACATCAGTTTACTGAAATGTTATATCCTATCAGAGGAATCATCAGATCTGTGTTATTAGCTGCTTGCATGCATACAGTGGTTCATAACTGCTGCCAGCTATGCTTTCTGACATGATGCACAGAAAGCTCTCACAACATACCATCTGCTCTTGAAATGGGACAGGTAACAAATTAGTACTGGTATATTCTTATCAGAACCAAAGAATTGCTAAGCCTTTATCCAAATGGTGTCGCTAAAGATTTATATGTAATGTTAATTCATTCTAACATGGTTACAATGTTAGAATTCCCATGTTTAAACCTCTGGTGTTGAGTGATCACATTTAAAGATGCTGTGCGGCAAACACAGCAGAATTTAGTATcatgtgtgtaaaaatgtaGTTGATAAATGTAGAAACGCCACAAgtactacattttttttaaatatctgaacaTGGCTGCTGTAATGGCATTATCCATGCAGCCTCATTCCTCCACATGAAGCCATCTCAGCCTCAAGTCAAGGTAACAAATACTGCTGATTAGTATCAGCTTCAGAGTACTGATAAGTACTGGCATTGACATAAGAATGAATAAAATTCCTACAACCATCCTTTATACGGTCTCCAGCCAGTAGTTTTATATTTATCCACTGCAATATTTACTCTGAGGCAGGCAATTTGAtgcaaaccaaaaaaataatttaaattcagaaataaaagcattacTGCTTTGTGTACCTGCGTTTAAGCTTTGTGCCAGCCGTGGGGAGAGGTTTGTGATTAAACTTTCTCCTAAGACTCTGAAGCTTCTGGCTGTCAGCAAATCCATAGATGGCTGACTGCCATGTGCCATCATGGATACACCCGCCCTgtcagaagaaaacagaaacatgcacacacacacacacacacacacacacacgtgaaatAACATATGGAGACCatatttaaacatgtaaaaatgtaaacttgTAAAAATTACTGAGCACAAGTACAGAAGAATGTGTGTAATGAAGCTTAAACAACAAGCTGGTTCACAGACACATACCTCAGCTCCTGCACTGACAGTCAGGAAGCTCTCCACGGCAGTCAGTGTGCCTGTGGataaacaaatacacaagtTTATATCATTAAATCATTAACTCCATAGCCCTGTCAAAGAGGGCTTAAATTTGAATAATATTGTGTATATGAGCATGTATACTGAATGTGTAGACTGTGTCACTATTTGCATACCCTTGAACTGGTTTCTGGTGTAGAGGACCCCCATGTCTGCAGGAATGGAGTCAAATCCACAGCTCCCAATGATGTAAACACCTTTTTCAGCTGCCTGGCTGCTGTAGTTCAATTGCATGCCCTCCAGAAACTAGATAACAGCAGAAAGAAACTCAAGTTAAGGCAGacacatgcatgcacgcacAAAAAGTCTtacatttctaagattttttaaaacctttttggaaactttagtattttttttaattaaagcatGAACAAGACAATTTGTCAAAAACATCTAAATATACTGTCACTGgaggaaagattttttttttttaaattttaaaaatgcaaaaaacactATGTTCTCAATTCTTAAGGAGGGTTGTCCTGATACGTTGAAGGTGGTGTGATGTTTCATGTAGCTTTCATGCAACCTTTTGGAAATGAGAAACAGTCTGGGAATACACATGaacctaataaaaaaaaacacaacaaaacactaaaTTCGGGTCACCAAAGCGCCTGCATCTGTGTTACAGTAGGCCTTATTGCGTCACACATGAGCACCTGACAGTGAGGCAGCTGTTGCTGTCATGGGACCCAGTAAGAAATTATTTTGTCTAACCAGCTGCAGCATCAAACTCAGCACATCTCCCATTTATTTCCAAACAAACACTTTTAAAGCTGAATGTTAGCTTTGTGCACAGTTCTAAATCATGTTTaccagtgtgtgtgagtgagaaagAGAAATAGTAGGTCTACCTTAAATTTAGAAACATGCAGACTATTGCAGAAAAATCAAATCGCTTCAGCATCTGTGTTTTCCTCAAGCCAACATCAAACCCGAGGAAACCCTCATACATTACAGTACAAACCTGAGGCTCCCCACTGATGTCAATATGGTGTGCTCCATTTTCCACgcaggctttgaccactggctcCCCATAGAATCTGTactataaacacagacagaaactaATTGAATTACTTAATTTtcacaattttaaaaattgGCCATTTTCCCCACTGCTAAATCCTTGTGCTGCACAGGTGAAAATCCATCTTCTCCAGCACACATCATGTAGCATTTGCTCTCAGGTACCAGTGTCTTTGCTCCCCCTGATTGTTCAACATGAAACGATCCTTTACTGGCTTTCCACACAAAAACAACTTGCAGCAAATCCTGTTGAACTTGTTCACTTCGTTGCCACGTGTTAACACACTGGTTTATTTTAGGTACGCAAGCAAAACCTAATATAAAAACAACAGATATGCCAGAAATACTACATCTGTAAAGCTTATGGTGTGAAGTTTTTATTATATGAAAGTTATGAAACTTACAGACAGTGACTACAGATAATAAATGGACTGCACCAAACGGCACCATTTACTGGACAGGCAGCAACAACATTTGATGAAAACCTTTCCTGCTTCATACTTCAATACCTGTGTTTGTTAAATTTGGCTTGAGCTCCTTAATGCATTATATTAGATTTTGATTTATTAAGCTTTGAAATTCTATttgtgcattaaaaataaatctttctgATACTGTTATCAATCAAGGTTTTCATGTAGTGGCTGCTGAAACACAGTAATTCATGTGTTTTAACCTTGGGGTTAAATAAAAGACTAGCTTAATTTATCCAAGTCCAGTATATCCAAATAATTTTGATGTTGAGTTGACATTTAAAgatttttcttaattttctgATATTCTGTGCAAGGTTTATTCAAGTTAAACTACAAAGACCAACTTGCAGAGCAGGTTCACCTCTTTGTAAACAACACTTCCAGTTGCAGTTCCTAAGAACACTACAATTTACACCTGTAGTGTAGATAAAGTTTTTTCTCTCTCGTAATAATGAATGCATTACATTATTGCTCATTTGTGAAATTCTAGCTAGGGaagcaaatggaaaaaaaaaaaccccccaaaaaacccaaaaaacaaactgtgttgTTGGCTTCTGTGCCTGAGTTTGAAGAAAGCTGGCAGGGTGCTGCTGTGCATTACAATTGTGGTTATTGTAGTCGAAGAATTTGATTCAAAAAACTAAACCTGAATGATGCACAGGATAACATAATGCTAGCTATTGTGTGCTACATGTCAGTAGCCTTCATTGTGTGAATGTAAGCTGAAGTGAACGCtgctctgagtgtgtgtgtgtgtgtgtgtgtgtgtgtgtgtgtgtgtgtgtgtgtgtgtctgtgagagagaaagagggagagaaagagagagaaagacagattcaaagaaggagaaagagaaagagatggGGGTGATAACTTATTCTTATGCCAAAGCAGGATGCCATCACACTAATCTTGGCAGTTTGTGTGAGAGAAAACTAGTTTACGTCATGACATGGAGCAAGTaataatacacaaacacaagcttCTGTGGAACTGTCAACTTACAGGCCCAACGCAGTTGAGAACAATCACAGCCTGTTTGCACATGGCTGCAAGGGAGTCTGGTTCCGCGACATCTGCCACGATGATGTCCACCTCCGCCCTCAGCTCAGGCTTAcctacacacacaaagacacataagtaacagcattttcatttgtttcataTAAACCAATCAAAGTCCAGTTCACTGGACTTTCATTTGTTTATATGGAAGTCCAATGAATATGTCTGGCAGCATATTCACAGGCAGTGCTATTACACCACAGCTATCACACTACTATCCGAGCAAATATGCAAAGTCGGTCACTTATTTTTGTCTGTGTAAACATTTTCTGTCATACTGTTAAAATTACATGAAACATGTTCAACACCGTTTCATATAATGAGGTTGGTGAGCCAAATGCTCAGGCTTTAAACCGTTCTAAGTGATATATTTCAAAgatttttctactcttggatcTGCATGATGTCAATTGGAGAGACTGTTCTTCATATGACAATCACATGCCCCTGGCTTCGGCAGCAGACcgacccacctgctgttcagacCTTCTGTTTACAATGGGCACGTAAACAGAAGAAAGAGGACTTAAAAGGCAGAGGAGCTATGATGATTGTTTCAAACTGGATGAAATGAGGGAATGATGAAAAATATTACTTATGTGTAAAATATACTGGTTTGTTATTCCTGAGTTTGAGTTTTAACCAACAGACCAATGCAAATGTGTGAGAACTCTGTACACCATTCGGGTGAAAACGAGGACAACATAGTGTAAAGGAATGCAGATGCTGCACAGGCTGGAAGAAATATCTTGAATAACTAAGACATTAAACAGCACGAGTAACTTTAAAATGTGCCACTGTAACTATATAAAGCCTCTagaagacaaacaaacacacaagccATCTTCAGTGCTCACTGAGAGGCTGGACTAGTGTGCTGTCATGGACGGGGATAGTACAGCGAACTGGTATGTTCCATCAGCTGTTGCACACTCCCTGAAGAGAAAGCCGAAGAGGATTGGACAATAGAATAACAATCTAATCCTTTGGAAACTTGAATCACTATAACAACAACAGAATAGCTTCCTGATCTTCAGCTAGTGATGGACTCAATTATCCTTGTTTAGCGTGTTGCATAGATACAAATCATCAACCTGGAAACTTACTGCCATTCTAAATATGTTTAGCATATATCTGTTATTCCACACCACATTTTTGAATATATTCCTGTGAACAGTATTTCTATTTCTGCTTGGTGACTGCAGCAGCAATGGCAGAATTCCACATGCTATTGATTATTTGACATATAAACTGATGATATTTTACTTTTGGATTTTCTGTTTGGGAAAATATCAGATAAGAAAATAATCATGCGAAgcatctttgtttctttctctgaaGGAATTACACTTCACTATTTCTTTTGAAATGTTAATCAAAATAATGTTTATTTAGTTGATCAAGCAATAAGAGGCCGAGATAAGAACAATTTACAGCTTACTGTTTCAACAAGGGGCAAAACTACTTCATAAACACTTTAATTTGATTATTTGCAAGCTGATTTAAGCATGTAACCAAATATACTCATAGATTTTGAATTTTAACAGAGTGAAGTATCTTATTTATAGTAGAAGAAGAATTATTAAGGATTAACCTTTGGTTGCAACATCAGCTTTACTGTACTTTGGAGCTCAGAGTTGAGGGTCAAAGTCACAGCAAACTCAATGTAACCCTGTTTTAAGAAAACAATAACTATAGCCctacatttaaattttttttattatttttaaatcgcAAACAACGCTCTGTGAAGACATCCCAGCGTCAATAAGCATATGCGCTCATTTCTCCTCCTCAGGCTTCTTGCGCTAACAAATTGAAGTAAAAGTGCATGCATTTCATCtatatctttattttattatgtaaaCGGTCTATAAAGTACGGATTtataattttcagtttttaattttcagttcatttaactTAAATGTTTAAGTCAACAAGAATACCCTTATTTTAGTGACTATCTGCTTGTATATGCACAGCTCATGGGATCAATAGGATACATACTGAGGGCTCCGGCGGCCTGCTCCAGAACTTTTTCCAGCTTCTGTTTGCTCCTACCGGCCACGGCCCACTTCAAGCTCCCCTTTGGACCCTCGGACGCCGTCCGGGCCACCTCTTCCACCACGAACTGACCCGTGAACCCGGAGGCTCCGAAGATAACCAGATGGTACGGcctgcttgaagatgtttccaCACGCGCCATAGTGATAGCAGACAGGCTGGATAAGCTCGCACAGACACAAGCAGCCCTTGCACCAGGATCCTGGCTCCAGTctgacagcctgacagactgcgtGCGCTTTTACGGCGCTCCTTGGTCTACTTCCGTAGCAGGATAATATGCTAATATGCTAGTAGATATTGACAGCAGTGGGAGTTTTTAGCTATTTAAACAATTCCTTCCGAAGGAACTGgagttattatattatatttaggacaaaattctatttattttttagttttctgTGAAATATGTGTAACTTATATTGATTTATTCCTGTTTTTGAAAGTGTTTCTGCGCTAGCCATATTAGGCCGACTACTTCCTCGAGTGTTCTGATTGGCCTACGCAGTTGTCGCCTGTCAGTGACGAGAGCAGCTGCGTCTTTAACGCCACGAGTGTTGCAAAAACAAGGCACGCAGGGTCAGGATGCGGTGGGCTCAATGTCACAGAGTTTTTCCAGCGAGCAGATAGACGAGAGTAAACGTTAAAGTCTGGATGTCTTCAGATTTGGAGCAACTGCTGGATAATCTGCAGTGAGGTATGCTCGCGTTTTTCACTATTACATAACCGTTCGATATGATATCTTTAAGAGAGGTTAGCGCACTGCTAGCCTCTCGGCTAACAAATttaggttttaaaaatgtctctcggtttcaggttgttttgtgcCCTTTTGAAAATCACACAATATGTGTGCGCTCCACCGTAAACTCTACGGTGATGGTGATAAGGTTAAGTAAAAGTCAGCACGTGTTAATATGCTTATGAAAACCCACCCACGTGCTATCAGATGGGATTGTTCTGACTTGGGTGCACCAGTGTTTGCCAGAGTGCAAAATCGTGAAATTATCTATGCTAGCGGTCGATTATTTTATTATACATTCTTGAAATTGGGTATTTGACCACCAAGCTGAGCAAGAGTAGGTAAAAGAAGAATGTGTGAGAAATGACATTTAGTCTTACAACGTATTCGTGTTTATGcgtatattttttttgttttctttcccccCTTATTGTCTCGTCTTCCCTAAACTTAATATCAGTTTCCATAATTATGTTGCTGACACACAGCTTTAATGGTCTACC is drawn from Oreochromis aureus strain Israel breed Guangdong linkage group 1, ZZ_aureus, whole genome shotgun sequence and contains these coding sequences:
- the LOC116313271 gene encoding saccharopine dehydrogenase-like oxidoreductase; translation: MARVETSSSRPYHLVIFGASGFTGQFVVEEVARTASEGPKGSLKWAVAGRSKQKLEKVLEQAAGALSKPELRAEVDIIVADVAEPDSLAAMCKQAVIVLNCVGPYRFYGEPVVKACVENGAHHIDISGEPQFLEGMQLNYSSQAAEKGVYIIGSCGFDSIPADMGVLYTRNQFKGTLTAVESFLTVSAGAEGGCIHDGTWQSAIYGFADSQKLQSLRRKFNHKPLPTAGTKLKRRGALFYSNELQQYSVPFMGSDPSVVKRTQRFLAEEYEATPVQYGAYAGIGGIGNIIKMLFAGMMFLFLVKFSFGRNLLIKYPEFFSFGMFSKAGPTRKQMEASSFQFTFYGEGYTEEQDTSQGKPNAKIRTRVQGPEAGYVATPIAMVQAALTLLNEAAAVPKKGGVYTPGAAFAKTTLVDRLNKHGIQFSVI